Genomic window (Nymphaea colorata isolate Beijing-Zhang1983 chromosome 1, ASM883128v2, whole genome shotgun sequence):
CAGAACTGGTAATAccatgaaaataattttcttttgttggatTCTGGCCTTTGTATTGACACTTAAGTCAAATTCGTTCCGGTGATTATCACGgttttataattttcttgtgcgatcatattcatatatatatatatatatatatacaacacaCGTACCCAGAAATTACATTCTGGTAAAGCAACTTGTTTGCATGTGAAGGGCTTCTCAACGTTTTGGTTGGTGGGGGCCGTTTTGAAGCTTTTTTTAATGTTCGCTTTTGGCTATGGTGGGGGTGTATGAGATTGTGACGTGGTAGAAGCTTTCTGATGTTATAGGAATGCGTGATGTGTCCTTTTCAAGCGCTTCTGTTTCCGATACATGATATTTTGTCCGTTTCCTTAATTCCCTCTTTTGAAttaaaaacatttcttttcttgGAATTACTTGTTTCAATTGAAATCAATGGAGTGATGAATTGGTGCCTCACTACTATATGGTTccgttttgttttcttctttttccttttatggtcccgttttgtttttttttttccttggacATTTCTGCTTTCTTCTCCTCGTTTGGTTTCTTGATGTTGAGTTCTTGGACTGGCATGTCTAGTTGGGAAAGCACTCCATTTTGTGATTGCCAGCAGTTGTCCTACTCACAGGAATTAGGAAGTATGCTTTTGCAATATGTTCACGAAGATTGCTGATTTTACTTGCTTTAGTTGCTTGGCGACGATAAATCCCTTGGTTTgtgtttctgttttcttgtttgtcGCCTTGCTCTTTGCctgaaataaatttctgaaatgAAGAATTGAAGATTGAAAATGACTGGAAGAgataaaaacttttgaaatgaagaaTGGAAGATTAAAAATGACTGGAATAGATAAAACTTCTGAAATGAAGAATTGAAGATTAAAAATGACTGGAAGAGATGACGAATCCTGATTGttctttttttacaattttgcTTCCAGGGATGAAAAAGGGCTATATTATGCTTTAGACCTTGGTGGGACAAACTTCCGAGTTTTGCGAGTACAGCTGGGGGGGAGGGAATCACGTGTGGTTAAACGGGAGTTTGAGGAAGTTTCAATTCCCCCTGAATTGATGGTTGGATCCTCTGAGGTGGATattgtatttcattttgtttatcGATATGTTTACCTCTAAAAGCCTTGTTGGTGATACTCAAAGTGGAAACGGCTGCAGGAACTCTTTGATTTCATAGCAGAAGCTCTTGCAAAATTTGTTGCTAAAGAAGGTGAAGATTTTCACATTGAGCCTGGCAGGCAGAGAGAACTTGGGTTTACCTTCTCCTTCCCTGTGGAACAAACTTCGATTGCATCTGGAACACTCATTAAGTGGACAAAAGGTTTCTCAATTGACGAGACGGTTAGTGCTGATTCCTGTGATCTTCGGTCCTTCGCAGAAAGCCAGAAACTTGACTAACCTTCGCTTACTATATTTATATCATCATTCAATTATCATGTCTTCTCCTTTCACGTAATTACTTTTTGTGGCTTTTATGTGGATTTCCCGCCAATCTTATTATTCTTTGCCTACTTTAAGTTTTCCTGGTTTTGATTTTCTGTTTTACTTAATTTAGGTCGGTAAAGATATAGTTGCTGAACTGGCGGCAGCCCTTGATAGACGAAGTCTTGACATGCGGGTGGCTGCACTGGTAATAACTCCCTTTGTTTCTTCTAGGTTCAGTTGTTACTCATTTTGTCAATGATGCCTGAAAACTTTTTCCTGCCTCATTTTTGGATTGGTGTTCCTTGGTTCTGTCTATTAGATCAACGATACTATTGGAACTTTAGCTGGAGGTAGATATCAGGAGGAGAATGTTATTGCTGCTATCATCTTGGGTACTGGCACAAATGCTGCATACGTGGAACGTATGGAGAATGCTCAATCAATTCCTAAATGGCGTGGGCCTTTGCCTAAATCTGGACAGATGGTTAGTAACACTTGTTGTATGTTTTGGTGCCACCTACGTTGGGACATATCAATTAATCATCTAGCTTCAAAAAGGACAAATTTTGTCTAGCATATTGACTGTTGAGAAATAGGAAAGCtagataatgaaaaaagaaagaaaaaacagactTTGATGTATCCATGTTTTATACTGCAGGTTATCAACATGGAGTGGGGGAACTTTCAGTCTCCTTCTCTTCCATACACTGAATATGATAAGGCACTTGATGCTGAGAGTCTCAACCCTGGAGAGCAGGTCAGCATAAACTCTGCATGTAATTTTCTAAAATAGTAAAGACGGTTTTTCCATTGAACAATATTGTTTTTCTTAACAGATATATGAGAAGATGATATCAGGAATGTACTTGGGTGAAATTGTACGGATAATCCTATGGAGAATGGCTGAAGAGGCTGCTCTATTCGGCGAATGCCTTCCATCTCAACTTAAGAAGCCATTTATCCTGCGGTATGATATCTCTTTCGATGAGCCTTTGGTGATTGGCTTTTAGTTTCCTATCTTGACCTGCAATAGTATCGGCCAAGCTTCAGCCTGGCTAGTGTCCAAGTCTTCAGCTCAGTTCTGGCCACAAGGGTGCATCCCAAACTTTTTCCACCGTGAACACATTTTCTGAATGTTTCATACTGTTGAAAACAGTTTTCTCTTAGCATTGTGGGAATTAGGTACTGGTGAACACCTTCCATCGAAGCTCAGGTGTCTTGACGATGATCCGTTTACAATGTTGATCACGATTCCTTCCGTCTTTCATATCAGTGCCAAAAGCACCACCTTTCCAACTTTCCACGTGTGAACTTTTACATGGTAAAACTGAATGTTGACTGGCACGTGTTGTTTGTCGAAGACACTGAAGTTTATGTCAAAAGGCAAATggtttatttttcctttcgaaaagctttatttatttattttcatggaCAATCTGATATCTTATGTTCAAAGGCACAgtcatttgttttcctttttaaattgctttttctgttttcatttctttttcggTTTCCTTTGGAAAATTAGTGCTGATGTTGGATATCGTCTATGACTTATAATTGGCCTGTAAACTGCGGTATGAACATTGAACATGATAAATCTTTACTGTGGTTGATTGCAGAACGCCAGTCATGTCAGCGATGCATCATGACTCCACTCACGATCTAAGGATCGTTGGTGAAAAGCTAAAAGATGTTTTGGGGGTATTATTCTGACTCTTGTTGTTATTCGGACGTTCAGGTTTCGGTATTATACATGTGCTGATATTTAAGTGCATGAGTTATGCTCCCTTTAAATTCCATCTAACAGCTTCCTCTGCTCTCTCAGATACCAAATACTTCCCTGAGTACCCGCAAAGTAGTCGTTGATGTCTGCAATATTGTTGCTACACGAGGTGCCCGTTTAGCTGCAGCTGGGATCTTGGGCatattgaagaaattaagaagAGATGTGGTCGAAGATGGCGTGCAGCAGAAAGCTGTAATAGCCATCGATGGTGGACTTTACGAGCATTACACCTACTTCAGAAACTGCTTGGAGGACACTCTCAGAGAGCTGCTTGGTGATGAAGCCTCTGAAATAGTGTCCCTTGTACAGTCCAATGATGGCTCCGGCATTGGAGCAGCCTTGCTTGCAGCCTCACATTCACAATACCTCTGAACTCCTCCAGCTcctttaattttaataaaaattggaaggggaaaaaaattgagTCCTGAGTTACCTGACTCTTAGGATTCCCAGAAGCGCATTCTTTCCTTTTGGTTTCATAGTTGATGAATGCCAGCAGGTCTCTTACGGGAGTTCTGTTTCCTCATAATTTATAGCTACGGGGAAAGATCCTGGCCACTGGTTGTATAGCTTGCAGGATGGGAAGGTGTTCAAATGGCCCATTGAATCCAGTCttcttttctgttcctttttcgGTTATTCCTGCTGAGCAATCACTGCCAAAAATTTGTAGTCTACTTTCTTCGATATATTTGAATAATCAAAAGGTCATATTATTGAAGTCACCcgtctctttcttcctttatcTTTGTCCCATGAGGCATTCTCTGACGATGCGTTGACGATTGCTGCTTGTCTGTggaatctctctttctccctctctctctctctctctctctctctttctctctcaagtgCTGACCTTGTCAAATTGTTTGATCTAATTATGTGGATCTTTTTTTATATTGCTATTTCCTTGTTAGCAGGTTAAGCGCCCTTGGTACGTtgtgagagtagtattttgatGTGCACGATTTATAAATATTATGATGCTACTAGGATATATGATACACAGGTGTTTCTCAGCTTAGACTTAAAAAAAGGCATgttaaagaataaaaatatggGGTGTGTTGATTTCCTTTAACGTTCGCATGTTTATCGTCGTCCATTCACTGGAACATTGTTCTACTCTCTTGTCACTAAAATCATATCTCAAGATGGGC
Coding sequences:
- the LOC116258469 gene encoding hexokinase-1-like — encoded protein: MQKVAMGAAIVCATSACMPAVRGSGEENPAGLILRELDKRCAVPVDQLRRLADDMVKEMNAGLESEDGNLLKMIISYVDNLPTGDEKGLYYALDLGGTNFRVLRVQLGGRESRVVKREFEEVSIPPELMVGSSEELFDFIAEALAKFVAKEGEDFHIEPGRQRELGFTFSFPVEQTSIASGTLIKWTKGFSIDETVGKDIVAELAAALDRRSLDMRVAALINDTIGTLAGGRYQEENVIAAIILGTGTNAAYVERMENAQSIPKWRGPLPKSGQMVINMEWGNFQSPSLPYTEYDKALDAESLNPGEQIYEKMISGMYLGEIVRIILWRMAEEAALFGECLPSQLKKPFILRTPVMSAMHHDSTHDLRIVGEKLKDVLGIPNTSLSTRKVVVDVCNIVATRGARLAAAGILGILKKLRRDVVEDGVQQKAVIAIDGGLYEHYTYFRNCLEDTLRELLGDEASEIVSLVQSNDGSGIGAALLAASHSQYL